One Paenibacillus sp. SYP-B4298 genomic window, GGCCGGATTTTCCGGGCGATGCGACAGCTTGCCGATGCTGGTGAGCCGATTGAGATTGTGTCGGTGACAGCACGGCTGCAGGATAGTGAGGAGCTTGCCAGTGTTGGCGGCGTTAGCTATCTTGCGCAGATAGCAGGCAGCATGCCAACCGCAGCCAACGTGGAATATTACGCTGAGCGCGTCCGTGAGATGTTCGTGCGGCGCCAGGCGGTTGATATGGGCCTAGCGATGGTGCAGGACATAGCCACCAAACAGGATGTGAGCCGCTTTGTGCGCCTGGCTGAGACGGCGGCCACCAAGCTGACCGATCAGACGATCAAGGTCAAGGAGTTCAAGCCGATCGGTACTGTACTCATGGAGGTTTGGCAGGACGCGGAGCAGCGCTACGACACTCGCGAGACTAACCGAGGAGTGACCGGCATATCGTCAGGTTTTCCCGATCTAGACCATGTAACGGCTGGTTTCCAGCGTAGTGATCTGATTATTGTTGCCGCTCGCCCTTCTGTGGGCAAGACGGCGTTTGCTCTTAACATTGCCCAGAACGTCGGGGTACAGGCAAAGGAAACGGTAGCTGTATTCAGTTTAGAGATGTCTGCCGCCCAACTTGTACAACGGATGCTATGCGCGGAGGGCCATATAGATGCCAGTCGTATGCGCTCAGGATTCTTTGAATCGGACGATTGGGAGAGGATGTCATCAGCCGTTGGAACGCTGTCTGAGGCGGACATACACATAGACGACACCCCGGGGATTACCGTGAACGAGATCCGCGCCAAGTGCCGCAAGCTAAAAAAGGAACGCGGGTTGGGTATGATCCTGATCGACTACCTGCAACTCATTCAGGGTAGTGGTCGTCGTGGGGCAAATCGTCAGGAGGAGGTCTCCCAAATCAGCCGGACGCTCAAGCAGTTGGCTCGGGAATTAGAAGTACCGGTTATTGCTTTGTCGCAGCTCAGCCGAGGCGTGGAGCAACGACAGGACAAGCGCCCGATGATGTCGGACTTGCGGGAATCGGGAGCGATCGAGCAGGATGCCGATGTCGTGGCTTTCCTCTACCGCGACGATTACTACGACAAAGAGACAGAAAAAAAGAACGTTATTGAAATAATCATCGCTAAGCAGCGAAATGGCCCAGCAGGGGTTACTGTGGAATTGGTATTCAAGAAGCAATTTAATAAATTCGTCTCGTTGGAAAAGACGTATAGCACCACTCCAGAACCGCCGGAACCGGGGCCGCAAAAGGGTAAAGGCGGGCGAGTCCCGGATATGTATCGAAAGGGGAATTCGGCATGAAGAAGCTGAGATTTGATGCCCTCTACCAAACCAAGCACCGGCAACTGATATGGCATCGTGGGCGGCTGATCGGAGAGGTGTTCACACTGCCGCCCTGGCCCCAGCGCCAGAAAGGAGGGCGGAAGGTCAATGATCGAATTCACGGTTTACGGCGAGCCGGTCGCTCAAGGCAGACCCAGAGCTTCCACGCAAAGCGGCTTCGTCCGGATGTATGACCCAGCGAAATCACGAGACTACAAGGACTATGTACGACTGGCTGCGGCTGAGCACGCGCCGCCGAAGCTGTTGGAAGGCCCGTTGGCGGTTATGGTGATTGCCTATCGCTCCATACCCAAGAGCTTTAGTAAACGCAAGGCGGCTGCAGCGGAGGCAGGGCAGATTTACCCTGTCAGCAAGCCAGATGCTGACAATTACCTGAAGGGCGTGAAGGATGCGCTCAAGGGAGTCATGTGGGTCGATGACAGCCAGGTGGTCGATGCTTATGCCCGCAAGAGATATAGCTTCAGACCTCGCATCGAGGTCACAATCAGACAAATTCAAGGAGTGTGAAGATATATGAGTCATTCAGAATTTAAAGCATTGCTGAAAAAAATCAACCTCAAGCCGAAAGGCGTACAAGAGATTGTGCTGGAGGTATCGGACGGCGCGCTTGACGGCAAGATCGACGTGCTATCGAAACTGATTGACGGCAGGGTAGCGATTACCGTCGACTCGGAGATCGTGCGCTACGATGTTCAGATCAACGCTCGCACCAAACAGCCCATTAAAACATACACGATTGAC contains:
- the dnaB gene encoding replicative DNA helicase — its product is MSALADYIGLEYPQDPQAEQAVLGSIFLEATAYDVVSDILQGGEFSEKAHGRIFRAMRQLADAGEPIEIVSVTARLQDSEELASVGGVSYLAQIAGSMPTAANVEYYAERVREMFVRRQAVDMGLAMVQDIATKQDVSRFVRLAETAATKLTDQTIKVKEFKPIGTVLMEVWQDAEQRYDTRETNRGVTGISSGFPDLDHVTAGFQRSDLIIVAARPSVGKTAFALNIAQNVGVQAKETVAVFSLEMSAAQLVQRMLCAEGHIDASRMRSGFFESDDWERMSSAVGTLSEADIHIDDTPGITVNEIRAKCRKLKKERGLGMILIDYLQLIQGSGRRGANRQEEVSQISRTLKQLARELEVPVIALSQLSRGVEQRQDKRPMMSDLRESGAIEQDADVVAFLYRDDYYDKETEKKNVIEIIIAKQRNGPAGVTVELVFKKQFNKFVSLEKTYSTTPEPPEPGPQKGKGGRVPDMYRKGNSA
- a CDS encoding RusA family crossover junction endodeoxyribonuclease codes for the protein MIEFTVYGEPVAQGRPRASTQSGFVRMYDPAKSRDYKDYVRLAAAEHAPPKLLEGPLAVMVIAYRSIPKSFSKRKAAAAEAGQIYPVSKPDADNYLKGVKDALKGVMWVDDSQVVDAYARKRYSFRPRIEVTIRQIQGV